In Spirochaetota bacterium, one DNA window encodes the following:
- a CDS encoding DUF1295 domain-containing protein — protein MDIFVLSVLTYAGFSLLILWILFTIIFVIAYAINIWKILDIAWGLGFVIVVLTGWGMFWDFYPTQHLWVVGLVSIWGLRLSIHLGMRGVKKEDTRYEQFKGSRYKILQSYINVFLSQAFFIWLICLPFYFYMPIESQIIKLPINTYILTFGIIISIAGLYWEWVSDFQLKYLKKPGELVKQGLWKYSRHPNYFGEILFWWGIWIATRVAVFSNNSISSNLMIFVSLISILSPLTITCIINYLTGPILENQMKKYFNWEEYKSTTPYIIPYKLFKSNATNNK, from the coding sequence ATGGATATATTTGTTTTATCAGTACTTACTTATGCAGGTTTTAGTCTTTTAATCTTATGGATACTTTTCACTATTATTTTTGTTATTGCTTATGCAATAAACATTTGGAAAATATTAGACATCGCTTGGGGATTAGGATTTGTTATCGTTGTTTTGACAGGATGGGGAATGTTTTGGGATTTTTATCCAACCCAGCATCTATGGGTTGTAGGATTGGTAAGCATATGGGGACTTCGATTGTCTATCCATCTTGGTATGCGCGGGGTAAAAAAAGAAGACACCCGCTACGAACAATTCAAAGGTTCTCGTTATAAAATACTCCAAAGTTATATTAATGTTTTTCTTAGTCAAGCATTTTTTATTTGGTTAATATGTCTTCCATTTTATTTTTATATGCCTATAGAATCTCAAATTATTAAATTACCTATAAATACTTATATCTTAACATTTGGTATAATAATATCTATTGCAGGATTGTATTGGGAATGGGTCAGTGATTTTCAGCTAAAATATTTGAAAAAACCTGGAGAATTAGTAAAACAAGGATTGTGGAAGTATTCAAGACATCCTAATTATTTTGGCGAAATATTATTTTGGTGGGGTATTTGGATAGCAACACGTGTGGCTGTTTTTAGTAATAATTCTATATCCTCTAATCTTATGATTTTTGTGAGTTTAATTTCTATTTTATCACCATTAACCATTACCTGTATTATTAATTATCTTACAGGACCTATCTTAGAAAATCAGATGAAAAAATATTTTAATTGGGAGGAGTACAAATCTACTACCCCTTATATTATACCTTACAAATTATTTAAATCTAACGCAACAAATAATAAATAA
- a CDS encoding sulfite exporter TauE/SafE family protein has protein sequence MSEIFIILVLGLVSGLASGLFGIGGAVIIVPLLVSVFNYPQKMAQGTTLLMFIIAPSILAGIQYYKAGNANVKTAVFLWIGVFIGAAVGAWLVNSVFKDSPIFTMVLKKSFSVIMIIMAVKMWFS, from the coding sequence TTGAGTGAAATTTTTATTATTTTAGTCTTAGGTTTAGTTAGTGGTTTGGCCAGTGGTTTATTTGGAATAGGAGGAGCTGTTATTATAGTTCCACTATTAGTATCTGTATTCAATTATCCACAAAAAATGGCACAGGGAACAACTTTGTTAATGTTTATAATAGCTCCGTCTATTTTAGCAGGAATACAATATTATAAAGCTGGAAATGCTAATGTTAAGACAGCTGTATTTCTTTGGATAGGGGTGTTTATAGGTGCAGCTGTGGGAGCTTGGCTTGTAAATTCTGTATTCAAAGATTCACCTATATTTACAATGGTATTAAAAAAATCTTTTTCAGTTATTATGATTATTATGGCTGTTAAAATGTGGTTTTCATAA